One part of the Symphalangus syndactylus isolate Jambi chromosome 1, NHGRI_mSymSyn1-v2.1_pri, whole genome shotgun sequence genome encodes these proteins:
- the DHX30 gene encoding ATP-dependent RNA helicase DHX30 isoform X4, giving the protein MCVNPAPGGTISRASRDLLKEFPQPKNLLNSVIGRALGISHAKDKLVYVHTNGPKKKKVTLHIKWPKSVEVEGYGSKKIDAERQAAAAACQLFKGWGLLGPRNELFDAAKYRVLADRFGSPADSWWRPEPTMPPTSWRQLNPESIRPGGPGGLSRSLGREEEEDEEEELEEGTIDVTDFLSMTQQDSHAPLRDSRGSSFEMTDDDSAIRALTQFPLPKNLLAKVIQIATSSSTAKNLMQFHTVGTKTKLSTLTLLWPCPMTFVAKGRRKAEAENKAAALACKKLKSLGLVDRNNEPLTHAMYNLASLRELGETQRRPCTIQVPEPILRKIETFLNHYPVESSWITPELRLQSDDILPLGKDSGPLSDPITGKPYVPLLEAEEVRLSQSLLELWRRRGPVWQEAPQLPVDPHRDTILNAIEQHPVVVISGDTGCGKTTRIPQLLLERYVTEGRGARCNVIITQPRRISAVSVAQRVSHELGPSLRRNVGFQVRLESKPPARGGALLFCTVGILLRKLQSNPSLEGVSHVIVDEVHERDVNTDFLLILLKGLQRLNPALRLVLMSATGDNERFSRYFGGCPVIKVPGFMYPVKEHYLEDILAKLGKHQYLHRHRHHESEDECALDLDLVTDLVLHIDARGEPGGILCFLPGWQEIKGVQQRLQEALGMHESKYLILPVHSNIPMMDQKAIFQQPPAGVRKIVLATNIAETSITINDIVHVVDSGLHKEERYDLKTKVSCLETVWVSRANVIQRRGRAGRCQSGFAYHLFPRSRLEKMVPFQVPEILRTPLENLVLQAKIHMPEKTAVEFLSKAVDSPNIKAVDEAVILLQEIGVLDQREYLTTLGQRLAHISTDPRLAKAIVLAAIFRCLHPLLVVVSCLTRDPFSSSLQNRAEVDKVKALLSHDSGSDHLAFVRAVAGWEEVLRWQDRSSRENYLEENLLYAPSLRFIHGLIKQFSENIYEAFLVGKPSDCTLASAQCNEYSEEEELVKGVLMAGLYPNLIQVRQGKVTRQGKFKPNSVTYRTKSGNILLHKSTINREATRLRSRWLTYFMAVKSNGSVFVRDSSQVHPLAVLLLTDGDVHIRDDGRRATISLSDSDLLRLEGDSRTVRLLKELRRALGRMVERSLRSELAALPPSVQEEHGQLLALLAELLRGPCGSFDVRKAADD; this is encoded by the exons CTTCTAGGGACCTATTAAAAGAGTTCCCACAGCCCAAAAATCTTCTCAACAGTGTGATTGGAAGAGCCCTCGGCATCTCACATGCAAAAGACAAACTAGTCTACGTGCACACAAATGGACCGAAGAAAAAG AAAGTCACACTGCACATAAAGTGGCCCAAGAGCGTGGAGGTAGAAGGCTATGGCAGCAAGAAGATCGATGCTGAGCGGCAGGCTGCAGCTGCGGCCTGCCAGCTGTTCAAG GGTTGGGGTCTGCTGGGTCCCCGGAATGAGTTGTTTGACGCAGCCAAATACCGAGTGCTAGCTGATCGCTTTGGCTCCCCTGCCGACAGCTGGTGGCGTCCGGAACCCACCATGCCCCCTACTTCCTGGCGGCAGCTGAATCCGGAGAGCATTCGGCCAGGGGGACCTGGGGGCCTATCCCGCTCTTTGGGCcgggaagaagaggaggatgaggaggaagagcTAGAAGAAGGGACCATAGATGTTACCGACTTCTTGTCCATGACCCAGCAGGATTCCCACGCCCCACTCAGGGACTCAAG GGGGAGTTCCTTTGAGATGACAGATGACGACAGTGCCATTAGGGCTCTGACCCAGTTTCCACTTCCCAAGAACCTTCTGGCCAAGGTGATTCAGATTGCAACGTCATCCTCCACAGCTAAG AACCTCATGCAGTTCCATACTGTGGGCACCAAGACCAAGCTGTCTACACTCACCCTGCTCTGGCCCTGCCCCATGACCTTTGTTGCCAAAGGGCGCCGCAAAGCAGAGGCTGAGAATAAGGCGGCAGCCTTGGCCTGCAAGAAACTGAAG AGCCTGGGCCTGGTGGACAGGAACAACGAACCGCTTACACACGCCATGTATAACCTGGCCTCTTTGCGTGAGCTGGGTGAGACCCAGCGCCGACCGTGCACCATCCAGGTGCCCGAACCCATCCTCCGCAAGATAGAGACCTTCCTGAACCAT TACCCTGTGGAGAGTTCATGGATCACCCCAGAACTCCGGCTGCAGAGTGATGACATCTTGCCCTTGGGCAAGGACTCAGGGCCTCTGAGTGACCCTATCACAGGCAAGCCCTATGTGCCCCTGTTGGAAGCAGAGGAGGTACGTCTCAGCCAGAGTCTGCTAGAACTGTGGCGGCGGCGAGGGCCGGTCTGGCAGGAGGCCCCCCAGCTACCTGTGGACCCACATCGGGACACCATCCTCAATGCCATTGAGCAGCACCCAGTGGTGGTCATCTCTGGGGACACGGGCTGTGGGAAGACCACGCGCATCCCCCAGCTGTTGCTGGAACGCTATGTGACCGAGGGCCGCGGTGCCCGCTGCAATGTGATCATCACCCAACCTCGCCGCATCTCTGCTGTGTCTGTGGCACAGCGGGTCAGCCATGAACTGGGCCCCTCTCTGCGGCGGAATGTGGGCTTCCAGGTGCGGTTGGAAAGTAAGCCCCCAGCCCGAGGCGGGGCCCTGCTCTTCTGCACTGTGGGTATCCTGCTGCGTAAGCTGCAGAGCAACCCCAGCCTGGAGGGCGTGAGCCATGTCATCGTGGATGAGGTGCATGAGCGGGATGTGAACACAGACTTTCTGCTGATCCTGCTCAAGGGCCTGCAGCGGCTCAACCCGGCCCTGCGGCTGGTGCTCATGAGTGCCACAGGGGACAATGAGCGCTTCTCCCGATACTTTGGTGGCTGCCCCGTCATCAAGGTGCCTGGCTTCATGTACCCAGTCAAGGAGCACTACCTGGAGGACATCCTGGCCAAGTTGGGCAAGCACCAGTACCTGCACCGGCACCGGCACCATGAG tctGAGGATGAATGCGCACTCGATTTGGACCTTGTGACTGATCTGGTTCTGCACATCGATGCTCGTGGGGAACCAG GTGGGATCCTGTGCTTCCTGCCTGGGTGGCAGGAGATCAAAGGAGTGCAGCAGCGCCTCCAGGAGGCCTTGGGCATGCACGAGAGCAAGTACCTCATCCTGCCAG tgcactccaacATCCCCATGATGGATCAGAAGGCCATATTCCAGCAGCCTCCAGCTGGGGTGCGCAAGATTGTCTTGGCCACCAACATTGCTGAGACTTCCATCACAATCAATGACATTGTGCATGTGGTGGACAGTGGGCTGCACAAGGAAGAACGCTATGACCTGAAGACCAAG GTGTCCTGCCTGGAGACAGTGTGGGTGTCAAGAGCCAATGTGATCCAGCGCCGGGGCCGGGCGGGCCGCTGCCAGTCCGGCTTTGCCTACCACTTGTTCCCTCGAAGCCGGCTGGAGAAAATGGTCCCTTTCCAAGTGCCAGAGATCCTGCGCACACCTCTCGAGAACCTGGTGCTGCAAGCAAAAATCCACATGCCTGAGAAGACG GCGGTGGAGTTCCTGTCCAAGGCTGTGGACAGTCCAAACATCAAGGCAGTGGACGAGGCTGTGATCTTGCTCCAGGAGATTG GGGTGCTGGACCAGCGAGAGTACCTGACCACCCTGGGGCAGCGCCTGGCTCACATCTCCACCGACCCCCGGCTGGCCAAGGCCATTGTGTTGGCTGCCATCTTCCGTTGCCTGCACCCACTACTGGTGGTCGTTTCCTGCCTCACCCGGGACCCCTTCAGCAGCAGCCTACAGAACCGGGCAGAGGTGGACAAG gTGAAAGCACTGTTGAGCCACGACAGCGGCAGTGACCACCTGGCCTTTGTGCGGGCTGTCGCCGGCTGGGAGGAGGTGCTGCGTTGGCAGGACCGCAGCTCCCGGGAGAATTACCTGGAGGAAAACCTGCTCTACGCACCCAGCCTGCGCTTCATCCACG GACTCATCAAGCAGTTCTCAGAGAACATTTATGAGGCCTTCCTGGTGGGGAAGCCCTCGGACTGCACCCTGGCCTCCGCCCAGTGCAACGAGTATagtgaggaggaggagctggtgaAGGGCGTGCTGATGGCCGGCCTCTACCCCAACCTCATCCAG GTGAGGCAGGGCAAAGTCACCCGGCAGGGGAAGTTCAAGCCCAACAGCGTCACATATAGGACCAAATCAGGCAACATCCTGCTGCACAAGTCGACCATTAACAG GGAGGCCACACGGTTACGGAGCCGATGGCTGACGTATTTCATGGCAGTCAAGTCCAATGGCAGCGTCTTCGTCCGGGACTCCTCTCAGGTGCACCCGCTAGCTGTGCTGCTCCTGACCGACGGGGATGTGCACAtccgtg ATGACGGGCGCCGGGCCACCATCTCACTGAGCGACAGTGACCTGCTGCGGCTGGAGGGTGACTCGCGTACCGTGCGGCTGCTGAAGGAGCTGCGGCGGGCCCTGGGCCGCATGGTGGAGAGGAGCCTGCGCAGCGAGCTGGCAGCACTTCCCCCCAGTGTACAGGAGGAGCACGGGCAGCTGCTTGCGCTACTGGCAGAGCTGCTGCGAGGACCCTGTGGCAGCTTTGATGTGCGCAAGGCAGCTGATGACTGA
- the DHX30 gene encoding ATP-dependent RNA helicase DHX30 isoform X1 — translation MPSPRLGPRVRPARRGRAALGPAAPVLFARFLPRTGLRVGGSTMAAARRLMGLAAGISPRLQPLGPRAAGRQGRSRGFSSSCTHPDHTKEAAEAESGMAPGGPGEGDGSMVNASRDLLKEFPQPKNLLNSVIGRALGISHAKDKLVYVHTNGPKKKKVTLHIKWPKSVEVEGYGSKKIDAERQAAAAACQLFKGWGLLGPRNELFDAAKYRVLADRFGSPADSWWRPEPTMPPTSWRQLNPESIRPGGPGGLSRSLGREEEEDEEEELEEGTIDVTDFLSMTQQDSHAPLRDSRGSSFEMTDDDSAIRALTQFPLPKNLLAKVIQIATSSSTAKNLMQFHTVGTKTKLSTLTLLWPCPMTFVAKGRRKAEAENKAAALACKKLKSLGLVDRNNEPLTHAMYNLASLRELGETQRRPCTIQVPEPILRKIETFLNHYPVESSWITPELRLQSDDILPLGKDSGPLSDPITGKPYVPLLEAEEVRLSQSLLELWRRRGPVWQEAPQLPVDPHRDTILNAIEQHPVVVISGDTGCGKTTRIPQLLLERYVTEGRGARCNVIITQPRRISAVSVAQRVSHELGPSLRRNVGFQVRLESKPPARGGALLFCTVGILLRKLQSNPSLEGVSHVIVDEVHERDVNTDFLLILLKGLQRLNPALRLVLMSATGDNERFSRYFGGCPVIKVPGFMYPVKEHYLEDILAKLGKHQYLHRHRHHESEDECALDLDLVTDLVLHIDARGEPGGILCFLPGWQEIKGVQQRLQEALGMHESKYLILPVHSNIPMMDQKAIFQQPPAGVRKIVLATNIAETSITINDIVHVVDSGLHKEERYDLKTKVSCLETVWVSRANVIQRRGRAGRCQSGFAYHLFPRSRLEKMVPFQVPEILRTPLENLVLQAKIHMPEKTAVEFLSKAVDSPNIKAVDEAVILLQEIGVLDQREYLTTLGQRLAHISTDPRLAKAIVLAAIFRCLHPLLVVVSCLTRDPFSSSLQNRAEVDKVKALLSHDSGSDHLAFVRAVAGWEEVLRWQDRSSRENYLEENLLYAPSLRFIHGLIKQFSENIYEAFLVGKPSDCTLASAQCNEYSEEEELVKGVLMAGLYPNLIQVRQGKVTRQGKFKPNSVTYRTKSGNILLHKSTINREATRLRSRWLTYFMAVKSNGSVFVRDSSQVHPLAVLLLTDGDVHIRDDGRRATISLSDSDLLRLEGDSRTVRLLKELRRALGRMVERSLRSELAALPPSVQEEHGQLLALLAELLRGPCGSFDVRKAADD, via the exons ATGCCCTCGCCTAGGCTTGGGCCTCGGGTCCGCCCGGCCCGCAGGGGGCGCGCGGCGCTCGGGCCGGCCGCTCCCGTTCTCTTCGCCCGGTTCCTGCCGCGCACAGGCCTCAGGGTCGGCGGGAGCACGATGGCGGCCGCCAGGAGACTCATGGGGCTGGCCGCCGGCATCTCTCCGCGCCTGCAGCCCCTGGGTCCCCGCGCTGCTGGGCGACAGGGTCGCTCGCGCGGCTTCTCTTCAAGCTGCACCCACCCCGACCATACCAAGGAGGCCGCCGAGGCCGAGTCAGGGATGGCCCCCGGCGGGCCTGGGGAAGGCGACGGAAGCATGGTGAACG CTTCTAGGGACCTATTAAAAGAGTTCCCACAGCCCAAAAATCTTCTCAACAGTGTGATTGGAAGAGCCCTCGGCATCTCACATGCAAAAGACAAACTAGTCTACGTGCACACAAATGGACCGAAGAAAAAG AAAGTCACACTGCACATAAAGTGGCCCAAGAGCGTGGAGGTAGAAGGCTATGGCAGCAAGAAGATCGATGCTGAGCGGCAGGCTGCAGCTGCGGCCTGCCAGCTGTTCAAG GGTTGGGGTCTGCTGGGTCCCCGGAATGAGTTGTTTGACGCAGCCAAATACCGAGTGCTAGCTGATCGCTTTGGCTCCCCTGCCGACAGCTGGTGGCGTCCGGAACCCACCATGCCCCCTACTTCCTGGCGGCAGCTGAATCCGGAGAGCATTCGGCCAGGGGGACCTGGGGGCCTATCCCGCTCTTTGGGCcgggaagaagaggaggatgaggaggaagagcTAGAAGAAGGGACCATAGATGTTACCGACTTCTTGTCCATGACCCAGCAGGATTCCCACGCCCCACTCAGGGACTCAAG GGGGAGTTCCTTTGAGATGACAGATGACGACAGTGCCATTAGGGCTCTGACCCAGTTTCCACTTCCCAAGAACCTTCTGGCCAAGGTGATTCAGATTGCAACGTCATCCTCCACAGCTAAG AACCTCATGCAGTTCCATACTGTGGGCACCAAGACCAAGCTGTCTACACTCACCCTGCTCTGGCCCTGCCCCATGACCTTTGTTGCCAAAGGGCGCCGCAAAGCAGAGGCTGAGAATAAGGCGGCAGCCTTGGCCTGCAAGAAACTGAAG AGCCTGGGCCTGGTGGACAGGAACAACGAACCGCTTACACACGCCATGTATAACCTGGCCTCTTTGCGTGAGCTGGGTGAGACCCAGCGCCGACCGTGCACCATCCAGGTGCCCGAACCCATCCTCCGCAAGATAGAGACCTTCCTGAACCAT TACCCTGTGGAGAGTTCATGGATCACCCCAGAACTCCGGCTGCAGAGTGATGACATCTTGCCCTTGGGCAAGGACTCAGGGCCTCTGAGTGACCCTATCACAGGCAAGCCCTATGTGCCCCTGTTGGAAGCAGAGGAGGTACGTCTCAGCCAGAGTCTGCTAGAACTGTGGCGGCGGCGAGGGCCGGTCTGGCAGGAGGCCCCCCAGCTACCTGTGGACCCACATCGGGACACCATCCTCAATGCCATTGAGCAGCACCCAGTGGTGGTCATCTCTGGGGACACGGGCTGTGGGAAGACCACGCGCATCCCCCAGCTGTTGCTGGAACGCTATGTGACCGAGGGCCGCGGTGCCCGCTGCAATGTGATCATCACCCAACCTCGCCGCATCTCTGCTGTGTCTGTGGCACAGCGGGTCAGCCATGAACTGGGCCCCTCTCTGCGGCGGAATGTGGGCTTCCAGGTGCGGTTGGAAAGTAAGCCCCCAGCCCGAGGCGGGGCCCTGCTCTTCTGCACTGTGGGTATCCTGCTGCGTAAGCTGCAGAGCAACCCCAGCCTGGAGGGCGTGAGCCATGTCATCGTGGATGAGGTGCATGAGCGGGATGTGAACACAGACTTTCTGCTGATCCTGCTCAAGGGCCTGCAGCGGCTCAACCCGGCCCTGCGGCTGGTGCTCATGAGTGCCACAGGGGACAATGAGCGCTTCTCCCGATACTTTGGTGGCTGCCCCGTCATCAAGGTGCCTGGCTTCATGTACCCAGTCAAGGAGCACTACCTGGAGGACATCCTGGCCAAGTTGGGCAAGCACCAGTACCTGCACCGGCACCGGCACCATGAG tctGAGGATGAATGCGCACTCGATTTGGACCTTGTGACTGATCTGGTTCTGCACATCGATGCTCGTGGGGAACCAG GTGGGATCCTGTGCTTCCTGCCTGGGTGGCAGGAGATCAAAGGAGTGCAGCAGCGCCTCCAGGAGGCCTTGGGCATGCACGAGAGCAAGTACCTCATCCTGCCAG tgcactccaacATCCCCATGATGGATCAGAAGGCCATATTCCAGCAGCCTCCAGCTGGGGTGCGCAAGATTGTCTTGGCCACCAACATTGCTGAGACTTCCATCACAATCAATGACATTGTGCATGTGGTGGACAGTGGGCTGCACAAGGAAGAACGCTATGACCTGAAGACCAAG GTGTCCTGCCTGGAGACAGTGTGGGTGTCAAGAGCCAATGTGATCCAGCGCCGGGGCCGGGCGGGCCGCTGCCAGTCCGGCTTTGCCTACCACTTGTTCCCTCGAAGCCGGCTGGAGAAAATGGTCCCTTTCCAAGTGCCAGAGATCCTGCGCACACCTCTCGAGAACCTGGTGCTGCAAGCAAAAATCCACATGCCTGAGAAGACG GCGGTGGAGTTCCTGTCCAAGGCTGTGGACAGTCCAAACATCAAGGCAGTGGACGAGGCTGTGATCTTGCTCCAGGAGATTG GGGTGCTGGACCAGCGAGAGTACCTGACCACCCTGGGGCAGCGCCTGGCTCACATCTCCACCGACCCCCGGCTGGCCAAGGCCATTGTGTTGGCTGCCATCTTCCGTTGCCTGCACCCACTACTGGTGGTCGTTTCCTGCCTCACCCGGGACCCCTTCAGCAGCAGCCTACAGAACCGGGCAGAGGTGGACAAG gTGAAAGCACTGTTGAGCCACGACAGCGGCAGTGACCACCTGGCCTTTGTGCGGGCTGTCGCCGGCTGGGAGGAGGTGCTGCGTTGGCAGGACCGCAGCTCCCGGGAGAATTACCTGGAGGAAAACCTGCTCTACGCACCCAGCCTGCGCTTCATCCACG GACTCATCAAGCAGTTCTCAGAGAACATTTATGAGGCCTTCCTGGTGGGGAAGCCCTCGGACTGCACCCTGGCCTCCGCCCAGTGCAACGAGTATagtgaggaggaggagctggtgaAGGGCGTGCTGATGGCCGGCCTCTACCCCAACCTCATCCAG GTGAGGCAGGGCAAAGTCACCCGGCAGGGGAAGTTCAAGCCCAACAGCGTCACATATAGGACCAAATCAGGCAACATCCTGCTGCACAAGTCGACCATTAACAG GGAGGCCACACGGTTACGGAGCCGATGGCTGACGTATTTCATGGCAGTCAAGTCCAATGGCAGCGTCTTCGTCCGGGACTCCTCTCAGGTGCACCCGCTAGCTGTGCTGCTCCTGACCGACGGGGATGTGCACAtccgtg ATGACGGGCGCCGGGCCACCATCTCACTGAGCGACAGTGACCTGCTGCGGCTGGAGGGTGACTCGCGTACCGTGCGGCTGCTGAAGGAGCTGCGGCGGGCCCTGGGCCGCATGGTGGAGAGGAGCCTGCGCAGCGAGCTGGCAGCACTTCCCCCCAGTGTACAGGAGGAGCACGGGCAGCTGCTTGCGCTACTGGCAGAGCTGCTGCGAGGACCCTGTGGCAGCTTTGATGTGCGCAAGGCAGCTGATGACTGA
- the DHX30 gene encoding ATP-dependent RNA helicase DHX30 isoform X5 encodes MPPTSWRQLNPESIRPGGPGGLSRSLGREEEEDEEEELEEGTIDVTDFLSMTQQDSHAPLRDSRGSSFEMTDDDSAIRALTQFPLPKNLLAKVIQIATSSSTAKNLMQFHTVGTKTKLSTLTLLWPCPMTFVAKGRRKAEAENKAAALACKKLKSLGLVDRNNEPLTHAMYNLASLRELGETQRRPCTIQVPEPILRKIETFLNHYPVESSWITPELRLQSDDILPLGKDSGPLSDPITGKPYVPLLEAEEVRLSQSLLELWRRRGPVWQEAPQLPVDPHRDTILNAIEQHPVVVISGDTGCGKTTRIPQLLLERYVTEGRGARCNVIITQPRRISAVSVAQRVSHELGPSLRRNVGFQVRLESKPPARGGALLFCTVGILLRKLQSNPSLEGVSHVIVDEVHERDVNTDFLLILLKGLQRLNPALRLVLMSATGDNERFSRYFGGCPVIKVPGFMYPVKEHYLEDILAKLGKHQYLHRHRHHESEDECALDLDLVTDLVLHIDARGEPGGILCFLPGWQEIKGVQQRLQEALGMHESKYLILPVHSNIPMMDQKAIFQQPPAGVRKIVLATNIAETSITINDIVHVVDSGLHKEERYDLKTKVSCLETVWVSRANVIQRRGRAGRCQSGFAYHLFPRSRLEKMVPFQVPEILRTPLENLVLQAKIHMPEKTAVEFLSKAVDSPNIKAVDEAVILLQEIGVLDQREYLTTLGQRLAHISTDPRLAKAIVLAAIFRCLHPLLVVVSCLTRDPFSSSLQNRAEVDKVKALLSHDSGSDHLAFVRAVAGWEEVLRWQDRSSRENYLEENLLYAPSLRFIHGLIKQFSENIYEAFLVGKPSDCTLASAQCNEYSEEEELVKGVLMAGLYPNLIQVRQGKVTRQGKFKPNSVTYRTKSGNILLHKSTINREATRLRSRWLTYFMAVKSNGSVFVRDSSQVHPLAVLLLTDGDVHIRDDGRRATISLSDSDLLRLEGDSRTVRLLKELRRALGRMVERSLRSELAALPPSVQEEHGQLLALLAELLRGPCGSFDVRKAADD; translated from the exons ATGCCCCCTACTTCCTGGCGGCAGCTGAATCCGGAGAGCATTCGGCCAGGGGGACCTGGGGGCCTATCCCGCTCTTTGGGCcgggaagaagaggaggatgaggaggaagagcTAGAAGAAGGGACCATAGATGTTACCGACTTCTTGTCCATGACCCAGCAGGATTCCCACGCCCCACTCAGGGACTCAAG GGGGAGTTCCTTTGAGATGACAGATGACGACAGTGCCATTAGGGCTCTGACCCAGTTTCCACTTCCCAAGAACCTTCTGGCCAAGGTGATTCAGATTGCAACGTCATCCTCCACAGCTAAG AACCTCATGCAGTTCCATACTGTGGGCACCAAGACCAAGCTGTCTACACTCACCCTGCTCTGGCCCTGCCCCATGACCTTTGTTGCCAAAGGGCGCCGCAAAGCAGAGGCTGAGAATAAGGCGGCAGCCTTGGCCTGCAAGAAACTGAAG AGCCTGGGCCTGGTGGACAGGAACAACGAACCGCTTACACACGCCATGTATAACCTGGCCTCTTTGCGTGAGCTGGGTGAGACCCAGCGCCGACCGTGCACCATCCAGGTGCCCGAACCCATCCTCCGCAAGATAGAGACCTTCCTGAACCAT TACCCTGTGGAGAGTTCATGGATCACCCCAGAACTCCGGCTGCAGAGTGATGACATCTTGCCCTTGGGCAAGGACTCAGGGCCTCTGAGTGACCCTATCACAGGCAAGCCCTATGTGCCCCTGTTGGAAGCAGAGGAGGTACGTCTCAGCCAGAGTCTGCTAGAACTGTGGCGGCGGCGAGGGCCGGTCTGGCAGGAGGCCCCCCAGCTACCTGTGGACCCACATCGGGACACCATCCTCAATGCCATTGAGCAGCACCCAGTGGTGGTCATCTCTGGGGACACGGGCTGTGGGAAGACCACGCGCATCCCCCAGCTGTTGCTGGAACGCTATGTGACCGAGGGCCGCGGTGCCCGCTGCAATGTGATCATCACCCAACCTCGCCGCATCTCTGCTGTGTCTGTGGCACAGCGGGTCAGCCATGAACTGGGCCCCTCTCTGCGGCGGAATGTGGGCTTCCAGGTGCGGTTGGAAAGTAAGCCCCCAGCCCGAGGCGGGGCCCTGCTCTTCTGCACTGTGGGTATCCTGCTGCGTAAGCTGCAGAGCAACCCCAGCCTGGAGGGCGTGAGCCATGTCATCGTGGATGAGGTGCATGAGCGGGATGTGAACACAGACTTTCTGCTGATCCTGCTCAAGGGCCTGCAGCGGCTCAACCCGGCCCTGCGGCTGGTGCTCATGAGTGCCACAGGGGACAATGAGCGCTTCTCCCGATACTTTGGTGGCTGCCCCGTCATCAAGGTGCCTGGCTTCATGTACCCAGTCAAGGAGCACTACCTGGAGGACATCCTGGCCAAGTTGGGCAAGCACCAGTACCTGCACCGGCACCGGCACCATGAG tctGAGGATGAATGCGCACTCGATTTGGACCTTGTGACTGATCTGGTTCTGCACATCGATGCTCGTGGGGAACCAG GTGGGATCCTGTGCTTCCTGCCTGGGTGGCAGGAGATCAAAGGAGTGCAGCAGCGCCTCCAGGAGGCCTTGGGCATGCACGAGAGCAAGTACCTCATCCTGCCAG tgcactccaacATCCCCATGATGGATCAGAAGGCCATATTCCAGCAGCCTCCAGCTGGGGTGCGCAAGATTGTCTTGGCCACCAACATTGCTGAGACTTCCATCACAATCAATGACATTGTGCATGTGGTGGACAGTGGGCTGCACAAGGAAGAACGCTATGACCTGAAGACCAAG GTGTCCTGCCTGGAGACAGTGTGGGTGTCAAGAGCCAATGTGATCCAGCGCCGGGGCCGGGCGGGCCGCTGCCAGTCCGGCTTTGCCTACCACTTGTTCCCTCGAAGCCGGCTGGAGAAAATGGTCCCTTTCCAAGTGCCAGAGATCCTGCGCACACCTCTCGAGAACCTGGTGCTGCAAGCAAAAATCCACATGCCTGAGAAGACG GCGGTGGAGTTCCTGTCCAAGGCTGTGGACAGTCCAAACATCAAGGCAGTGGACGAGGCTGTGATCTTGCTCCAGGAGATTG GGGTGCTGGACCAGCGAGAGTACCTGACCACCCTGGGGCAGCGCCTGGCTCACATCTCCACCGACCCCCGGCTGGCCAAGGCCATTGTGTTGGCTGCCATCTTCCGTTGCCTGCACCCACTACTGGTGGTCGTTTCCTGCCTCACCCGGGACCCCTTCAGCAGCAGCCTACAGAACCGGGCAGAGGTGGACAAG gTGAAAGCACTGTTGAGCCACGACAGCGGCAGTGACCACCTGGCCTTTGTGCGGGCTGTCGCCGGCTGGGAGGAGGTGCTGCGTTGGCAGGACCGCAGCTCCCGGGAGAATTACCTGGAGGAAAACCTGCTCTACGCACCCAGCCTGCGCTTCATCCACG GACTCATCAAGCAGTTCTCAGAGAACATTTATGAGGCCTTCCTGGTGGGGAAGCCCTCGGACTGCACCCTGGCCTCCGCCCAGTGCAACGAGTATagtgaggaggaggagctggtgaAGGGCGTGCTGATGGCCGGCCTCTACCCCAACCTCATCCAG GTGAGGCAGGGCAAAGTCACCCGGCAGGGGAAGTTCAAGCCCAACAGCGTCACATATAGGACCAAATCAGGCAACATCCTGCTGCACAAGTCGACCATTAACAG GGAGGCCACACGGTTACGGAGCCGATGGCTGACGTATTTCATGGCAGTCAAGTCCAATGGCAGCGTCTTCGTCCGGGACTCCTCTCAGGTGCACCCGCTAGCTGTGCTGCTCCTGACCGACGGGGATGTGCACAtccgtg ATGACGGGCGCCGGGCCACCATCTCACTGAGCGACAGTGACCTGCTGCGGCTGGAGGGTGACTCGCGTACCGTGCGGCTGCTGAAGGAGCTGCGGCGGGCCCTGGGCCGCATGGTGGAGAGGAGCCTGCGCAGCGAGCTGGCAGCACTTCCCCCCAGTGTACAGGAGGAGCACGGGCAGCTGCTTGCGCTACTGGCAGAGCTGCTGCGAGGACCCTGTGGCAGCTTTGATGTGCGCAAGGCAGCTGATGACTGA